A genomic window from Carassius auratus strain Wakin chromosome 19, ASM336829v1, whole genome shotgun sequence includes:
- the LOC113119176 gene encoding mRNA cap guanine-N7 methyltransferase yields MMAQNSTDSKSADRDVDQDSTGSAFSASQTSSSSSSSMKRHWDGDDDEDHSSRKKQVTEQPLHTQKVATHYNKLQECGLAERNKSRIVHMRNFNNWLKSVLIAEILDKVKERRREVTVLDLGCGKGGDLLKWKKGRIDKLVCADIAAVSIEQCQQRYNDMRRRGHPNDRTFSAQFITADCSRELLSEKLRDPELRFDVCSCQFVCHYSFESEQQADTMLRNACERLRPGGFFIGTTPDAYELVKRLEASDSDSFGNEVFRVSFQKKGDYPLFGCQYDFSLEGVVNVPEFLVYFPLLEEMAKKYNMRLVYKKTFKEFFEEKVKDEKNKVLMQWMQALEQYPPDERGQLASDSPGEYDHAKRIAASPAARRPLGTLSKSEWEATSIYLVYVFEKLS; encoded by the exons ATGATGGCGCAAAACTCGA CGGACAGTAAATCTGCGGATCGAGATGTCGACCAGGACAGCACAGGATCAGCTTTCAGTGCTTCCCAGACttcatcctcatcttcctcatcaATGAAGAGGCATTGGGacggtgatgatgatgaagatcacTCTTCCAGGAAGAAGCAG gtCACAGAGCAACCGTTACACACTCAGAAAGTGGCCACGCATTACAACAAACTCCAGGAGTGTGGCCTGGCCGAGCGCAATAAGAGCAGGATAGTGCACATGCGCAACTTCAACAACTGGTTGAAGAGTGTCCTCATAG CGGAGATCTTGGACAAGGTGAAGGAAAGACGGAGAGAGGTGACCGTGCTGGACCTGGGCTGTGGAAAAGGAGGAGACCTTCTCAAATGGAAGAAAGGACGGATTGATAAACTGGTGTGTGCAG ATATCGCTGCGGTGTCCATCGAGCAGTGCCAGCAGCGCTATAATGACATGAGACGGAGGGGTCACCCGAACGACCGCACCTTCTCAGCCCAGTTCATCACCGCAGACTGCAGCAGG gAGCTGCTGTCTGAGAAGCTGCGGGACCCTGAGCTGCGGTTTGACGTGTGCAGCTGTCAGTTTGTGTGTCATTATTCGTTCGAGAGCGAGCAGCAGGCTGACACCATGCTGAGAAACGCCTGTGAGAGACTGCGGCCGGGAGGATTCTTCATCGGGACCACTCCAGATGCTTATGAGCTGGT GAAGCGTTTGGAGGCCTCAGACTCCGACAGCTTTGGGAATGAAGTGTTCAGGGTGAGCTTCCAGAAGAAGGGCGACTACCCTCTGTTCGGCTGTCAGTATGACTTCAGTCTGGAGGGTGTGGTGAACGTCCCGGAGTTCCTGGTGTATTTCCCGCTGTTGGAGGA aaTGGCGAAGAAGTACAACATGCGTCTGGTTTACAAGAAAACCTTCAAAGAGTTCTTTGAGGAGAAGGTGAAAGATGAGAAGAACAAGGTTCTGATGCAGTGGATGCAGGCGCTGGAG CAATACCCTCCGGACGAGAGAGGCCAACTAGCGTCCGACAGTCCGGGCGAGTACGACCACGCCAAGAGGATCGCTGCCAGTCCTGCTGCCAGACGTCCACTG GGAACCCTGAGCAAGTCTGAGTGGGAGGCTACAA GCATATACCTGGTGTATGTGTTTGAGAAACTGTCATGA